One segment of Synechococcus sp. A15-24 DNA contains the following:
- a CDS encoding tetratricopeptide repeat protein: MIALLSAAAIVGAPSAKAVVPYVYVPSSEELTGSAIGIGRTAAQLLQMGQPKEAAKLAALAVRLDPQDERLWSVLAEAQLRSDDLDQASQSLARAKELNPDKAGLWFAQGALALRDERPEEAIPLIERGLELDPKIPAGYFDLGNAHIMLDDLPSALDSFERATNLKPDFWEALNNQALVLYEMGNADEAIRRWRSVLTIEENAEPLLALAAALHQQGIDSDIPLKMARKALNQEPNYVLTPHQIEQLWGVKIRQATARLLALPEMVSSVERAQANATWKKRQ, encoded by the coding sequence CTGATTGCGTTGCTGAGCGCTGCAGCGATCGTCGGCGCACCGTCAGCAAAAGCCGTTGTTCCCTATGTCTACGTTCCAAGTTCAGAAGAACTGACGGGATCAGCCATCGGTATCGGACGCACGGCAGCTCAGTTACTCCAGATGGGTCAACCCAAGGAAGCGGCAAAGCTGGCAGCTCTTGCCGTTCGCTTGGATCCACAAGATGAACGCCTTTGGTCCGTCCTCGCGGAGGCGCAACTGCGCAGTGACGACCTTGACCAGGCCAGCCAGTCCCTGGCTCGGGCCAAAGAGCTCAATCCAGACAAAGCAGGACTCTGGTTTGCTCAAGGAGCACTTGCTCTGAGGGATGAGCGACCGGAGGAAGCCATCCCTTTGATTGAACGCGGGCTGGAGCTTGATCCAAAGATCCCTGCTGGCTATTTCGATCTTGGTAATGCACATATCATGCTGGACGATCTCCCCAGCGCTCTGGATTCTTTTGAGAGAGCAACAAATTTAAAGCCTGATTTTTGGGAAGCGCTCAACAATCAGGCGCTTGTGCTTTACGAAATGGGAAATGCCGATGAAGCGATCCGTCGTTGGCGTTCTGTGCTCACAATCGAAGAAAATGCAGAGCCTTTACTCGCTCTTGCAGCAGCACTACATCAGCAAGGAATCGATTCAGATATTCCCCTAAAAATGGCTCGTAAAGCCCTGAATCAAGAACCCAACTACGTCCTGACCCCTCATCAAATTGAACAACTCTGGGGCGTGAAGATCCGCCAAGCCACCGCCCGCCTCCTAGCCCTTCCGGAGATGGTCAGCAGTGTGGAACGGGCTCAAGCCAACGCCACCTGGAAAAAACGCCAGTGA
- a CDS encoding HpsJ family protein: MGAGDSRLAPLLRWLGLTMVVILLLQLAAVLVGVDWSDDTTRPQVTGALVALAPLGFLGLLVALMGARLDNPPRRQTPLRWLICALSALLAVGMLVAIPFSLDGAAGDPAQAENLEQGRQALKEARQFRDDDQRVKAVGEQLAQAGQLAADASDEDKIKAAETMIDEQIAQMDQQLKKFEGQQNRQSQQRLIGGTASAAVLAVAFVMLALTAVL; this comes from the coding sequence ATGGGAGCAGGGGATAGCCGTCTGGCACCGCTGCTGCGTTGGCTCGGCCTCACGATGGTGGTCATCCTGTTGCTGCAATTGGCCGCCGTTCTGGTTGGGGTCGATTGGTCGGATGACACCACACGACCCCAAGTCACTGGCGCGCTGGTGGCCCTGGCTCCTTTGGGTTTTCTCGGGCTGTTGGTGGCCTTGATGGGGGCTCGGTTGGACAATCCCCCTCGTCGCCAAACGCCCCTGCGGTGGCTGATCTGCGCTCTTTCAGCCCTGCTGGCTGTGGGCATGTTGGTGGCGATTCCGTTCTCACTTGATGGAGCCGCCGGTGATCCAGCACAGGCTGAGAACCTTGAACAGGGCCGCCAGGCCCTCAAGGAAGCCAGGCAATTCAGAGACGACGACCAACGGGTCAAGGCGGTTGGTGAACAGTTGGCTCAAGCCGGGCAGTTGGCTGCGGATGCCAGCGATGAGGACAAGATCAAGGCGGCTGAAACCATGATTGATGAGCAGATCGCTCAAATGGATCAGCAGCTGAAAAAGTTTGAAGGTCAACAGAACCGCCAGAGCCAGCAACGGTTGATTGGTGGAACCGCCAGCGCCGCTGTTTTGGCAGTGGCTTTTGTAATGCTGGCCCTCACGGCGGTGCTCTGA
- the ftsY gene encoding signal recognition particle-docking protein FtsY, with product MVYDWFNRGGGEQPQPTPTPSPELTPEPTAESVASPEDEAMAWAREAYARLKAQQAQASEDEPSPTSTPLPTPLPEPEPAAVEQQSVDPEPPLPTAAPEPLPAPTSSLGLSLLEQAAAQRQQRQQDQNARALEPEPTPTPSSAQTPEVSDEPTLGDFDDDFTWSAEVLAAQGRRVDDISLEEIDWLGRLRRGLEKTRQGFVSGLLESLGDDPLTPEVLDDLETLLLRADAGVQATDQVLDALRQRMNVEVVDPAEGIRFLKEQLRGLLDAPIAASGAQLLAPERDGLNIWLMVGVNGVGKTTTLGKLANLAVRSGYSALIAAADTFRAAAVQQVQVWGERSDVPVVSNPSSNADPAAVVFDAISAARSRGTDLLLVDTAGRLQTKHNLMEELQKVRRIIDRLAPEAKVESLLILDASQGQNGLRQAMAFAKAAGLTGVVITKLDGTARGGVALAVSSEAGLPIRFIGAGEGIRDLRPFNSYEFVEALLAGR from the coding sequence ATGGTTTACGACTGGTTCAATCGCGGTGGCGGTGAACAGCCGCAGCCAACACCGACGCCTTCTCCTGAGCTGACGCCGGAACCGACAGCTGAATCGGTGGCATCGCCTGAGGATGAAGCGATGGCCTGGGCCCGCGAGGCCTATGCCCGTCTCAAAGCGCAACAGGCTCAGGCCTCAGAGGACGAGCCATCTCCGACATCAACACCTCTTCCGACCCCCTTACCGGAGCCAGAGCCTGCTGCGGTTGAACAACAGTCCGTTGATCCAGAACCACCGCTGCCAACGGCTGCACCAGAGCCGCTTCCAGCTCCCACATCCAGTCTGGGTCTGTCTCTGCTTGAACAGGCTGCGGCTCAGCGGCAGCAACGGCAGCAGGACCAGAACGCCAGAGCTCTTGAACCCGAGCCGACTCCGACTCCTTCGTCAGCCCAGACACCTGAGGTCTCGGATGAACCCACCCTTGGTGACTTCGATGATGACTTCACCTGGTCAGCGGAGGTGCTGGCTGCCCAGGGACGTCGTGTTGATGACATCTCCCTGGAGGAGATCGACTGGTTGGGTCGACTCCGCCGCGGCCTGGAGAAAACCCGGCAGGGGTTTGTCAGCGGTCTGCTCGAGAGCCTGGGTGACGATCCACTCACCCCCGAGGTCCTCGATGATCTCGAAACGCTTCTGCTCCGCGCTGATGCTGGGGTTCAGGCGACGGATCAGGTTCTTGATGCTCTGCGTCAACGCATGAACGTGGAGGTGGTGGATCCTGCCGAAGGCATCCGTTTCCTCAAGGAGCAGCTTCGCGGTTTGTTGGATGCACCGATTGCCGCCAGTGGTGCTCAGTTGCTGGCTCCTGAACGGGATGGGCTCAACATCTGGTTGATGGTTGGTGTTAATGGCGTCGGCAAGACCACGACCCTTGGCAAGTTGGCCAACCTTGCGGTGCGCAGTGGCTATTCAGCTTTGATCGCAGCAGCGGACACCTTTCGTGCCGCTGCCGTGCAGCAGGTTCAGGTCTGGGGAGAGCGCAGTGATGTGCCAGTGGTTTCCAATCCCAGCAGCAACGCTGATCCGGCGGCTGTGGTGTTCGATGCCATTAGTGCTGCCCGTTCACGGGGAACTGACTTACTGCTTGTGGATACCGCTGGCCGCTTGCAGACCAAGCACAACCTGATGGAGGAATTGCAGAAGGTTCGCAGGATCATTGATCGATTGGCGCCGGAGGCCAAGGTCGAATCGCTGTTGATCCTTGATGCCAGCCAGGGGCAGAACGGACTTCGTCAGGCTATGGCGTTTGCCAAAGCCGCTGGTCTCACGGGCGTGGTGATCACCAAACTTGATGGCACGGCTCGAGGGGGTGTTGCGCTGGCGGTGTCCTCGGAAGCTGGACTGCCGATTCGCTTCATCGGGGCCGGTGAAGGCATTCGGGATCTTCGACCCTTCAACAGCTATGAATTCGTTGAAGCGTTGCTGGCCGGACGCTGA
- a CDS encoding PP2C family protein-serine/threonine phosphatase: MSSKPPRRHFTPSLRGVAPPPQAMASLRQLFDSLSREQRRNQDLLVSLAFAQRSFTNLNRFLELVPVVAARLVGVQGAILVPFQSDGRLWREQLQAVPAESSQELLQRLAAFEPGHGAGFGTDDDQLLLMDRLVQRLCPGAGLFATSLVARGRSRGRLYVFEPSGDLVWTDVHRRHVQLVADLAGVAIENDQMLQEARRHERVDRQLSIGAEIQAQLLPDHCPVIEGVELAARCRPAFQVGGDYYDFIPTRPELIGRRRERGRWALVMGDVMGKGVPAGLLMTMLRGMLRAEVLSGLPPDRILHDLNQLAQEDLAQSHRFVTLFYSDFDPRSRRLRYANAAHNPPLLWRAERRSISRLDAAGLLIGLQPEADYGLGEVRLDPGDVLLYYTDGVTEAPGITGDRFDEARLIRTLDGACRSGQGAQGILDHLFDRLDRFVGADHHLEDDASMVVLKVPEAVSLPSVSPSISRLTS; the protein is encoded by the coding sequence TTGAGCAGCAAGCCGCCTCGTCGGCATTTCACTCCTTCACTGAGAGGTGTTGCACCACCTCCGCAGGCTATGGCGTCGCTGCGGCAGTTGTTCGACAGTCTCAGCCGTGAGCAACGCCGCAATCAGGATCTGTTGGTGTCCCTGGCGTTTGCCCAGCGCAGCTTCACCAACCTGAATCGGTTCCTGGAGTTGGTGCCGGTGGTTGCGGCCCGTCTCGTCGGGGTGCAAGGGGCAATTCTGGTGCCGTTCCAGTCCGATGGGCGACTTTGGCGGGAGCAACTGCAGGCGGTTCCCGCGGAAAGCAGTCAGGAACTTCTGCAACGTCTGGCGGCTTTTGAGCCAGGTCATGGTGCAGGGTTTGGCACCGATGACGACCAGCTGCTGCTGATGGATCGTCTGGTTCAGCGGCTGTGTCCTGGGGCGGGACTGTTCGCCACCTCGTTGGTCGCAAGGGGACGCTCCCGTGGGCGCTTGTACGTGTTCGAACCGTCAGGAGATCTCGTTTGGACTGATGTCCATCGTCGTCACGTTCAGTTGGTGGCAGATCTTGCCGGGGTCGCGATTGAAAACGACCAGATGCTGCAGGAGGCACGCCGCCATGAGCGGGTGGATCGCCAGCTCAGCATCGGTGCGGAGATCCAAGCTCAACTGTTGCCGGATCACTGCCCAGTGATTGAGGGCGTGGAACTGGCGGCACGCTGCCGACCGGCTTTTCAGGTGGGAGGTGATTACTACGATTTCATTCCTACTCGGCCGGAGTTGATCGGGCGCCGTCGGGAACGCGGCCGTTGGGCCTTGGTGATGGGTGATGTGATGGGAAAGGGTGTTCCAGCTGGTCTGTTGATGACCATGCTGCGGGGCATGCTCCGGGCTGAGGTCCTCAGCGGTTTGCCGCCCGATCGGATCCTGCACGACCTGAATCAATTGGCTCAGGAGGACCTGGCTCAGTCCCACCGGTTCGTGACCCTGTTTTATTCGGATTTCGATCCCCGCAGCCGTCGTTTGCGGTATGCAAATGCAGCCCACAATCCACCTCTGCTGTGGCGGGCCGAACGCCGGAGTATTAGCCGCTTGGATGCTGCTGGGTTGTTAATCGGCTTGCAGCCGGAAGCGGATTACGGCCTTGGGGAGGTTCGGCTCGATCCCGGAGATGTTCTCCTCTATTACACCGATGGTGTGACAGAGGCTCCTGGCATCACGGGTGATCGATTTGATGAGGCCCGTTTGATTCGCACTCTCGACGGTGCCTGCCGCAGTGGTCAGGGGGCTCAAGGGATTTTGGATCATCTCTTCGATCGACTTGATCGGTTCGTCGGAGCGGATCACCACCTTGAGGATGATGCGTCCATGGTCGTTTTGAAGGTTCCTGAGGCCGTCAGTCTGCCGAGTGTGTCGCCATCCATCAGCCGCCTGACAAGCTGA
- the nusB gene encoding transcription antitermination factor NusB translates to MATRSLARELALLVLGQVSDQKPIPAVDLAMDSVLEQALESLMQHWRESLDASAAELEQAQQSLLYSELQSGADAALPTGRDHLRSCLTMAEQVLNGLSASLELPRLLMLGDQEQIRRGAMERVSCVLNKRDRIDAELDSVMEGWRLSRLPRLDRDILRLAVVDLRDLGTPAPVAFSEAVELANRYGDEQGRRMINGVLRRFHDAASKAVG, encoded by the coding sequence ATGGCCACCCGATCCCTCGCCCGTGAGCTGGCCTTGCTCGTGCTCGGTCAGGTCTCCGATCAGAAACCCATTCCGGCGGTCGATCTGGCCATGGATTCTGTGCTGGAGCAGGCATTGGAGAGCCTGATGCAGCACTGGCGAGAATCACTGGATGCCAGTGCTGCCGAATTGGAGCAGGCTCAGCAGAGTCTTCTCTACAGCGAACTTCAGTCCGGTGCTGACGCTGCCTTGCCAACGGGCCGGGATCATCTGCGCAGCTGTCTGACCATGGCTGAGCAAGTGCTGAATGGACTCTCCGCCAGCCTTGAATTGCCTCGATTGTTGATGCTGGGGGATCAGGAACAGATTCGTCGTGGGGCGATGGAGCGCGTGTCCTGTGTTCTTAACAAACGCGATCGCATCGATGCAGAGCTTGATTCTGTGATGGAGGGATGGCGGCTGAGTCGGCTGCCCCGTCTCGATCGCGACATTCTGCGATTGGCGGTTGTTGATCTCCGTGATTTGGGTACACCCGCACCTGTGGCCTTCAGTGAAGCGGTCGAACTGGCGAACCGTTATGGCGATGAGCAGGGTCGCCGGATGATCAATGGCGTATTGAGGCGTTTCCACGATGCCGCATCCAAGGCGGTGGGCTGA
- the queG gene encoding tRNA epoxyqueuosine(34) reductase QueG, with protein sequence MSELLTTSDQQLSLALKQRALAEGFSPVGIARLPGSKRLQLRTAALERWLDAGHQADMGWMAAPRRKDPTTLLKGARSLLAVGLNYHVDVQAAPGSLRVARYGWGRDYHRVVDQRLRRVGRWLSDLRPDCEWKACVDSAPLLDKAWAEEAGLGWIGKHSNLIHDQRGSWMVIGHLLTTLDLEPDEPARSLCGRCKACMDACPTDAITEPFVVDSRRCIAFHTIENRDAELPDQIADALGPWVAGCDICQEVCPWNHQRLPSSEDPELQPRPWLLNLNKDTLDTWDASTWDTHLQGSALRRIKPWMWRRNAAAAQPDPPSSL encoded by the coding sequence ATGTCGGAACTGCTAACCACATCAGATCAGCAGCTGAGCCTGGCGCTTAAGCAGCGGGCACTGGCCGAAGGATTCTCACCGGTCGGAATCGCACGGCTTCCGGGAAGCAAAAGGCTCCAGCTCAGAACAGCCGCATTGGAGCGTTGGCTCGACGCCGGTCATCAGGCTGACATGGGTTGGATGGCCGCACCGCGCAGGAAGGACCCGACAACATTGTTAAAGGGTGCCCGAAGCCTTCTGGCGGTCGGTCTGAATTACCACGTGGACGTGCAGGCGGCACCAGGCTCACTTCGTGTGGCTCGTTACGGATGGGGAAGGGATTACCACCGGGTCGTGGACCAGCGGCTCCGCCGCGTGGGGCGTTGGTTGTCAGACCTGCGTCCAGATTGCGAATGGAAAGCTTGTGTGGATTCCGCACCGCTGCTGGACAAGGCATGGGCGGAGGAAGCCGGTCTGGGCTGGATCGGTAAACACAGCAACCTCATCCACGACCAACGGGGGTCGTGGATGGTGATCGGCCATCTGCTCACCACCTTGGATCTCGAACCCGATGAACCGGCCCGAAGTCTCTGCGGTCGCTGCAAAGCCTGCATGGATGCCTGTCCGACAGACGCCATCACAGAACCGTTCGTCGTCGATTCCCGCCGATGCATCGCGTTTCATACCATCGAAAATCGAGATGCTGAGCTTCCTGATCAGATCGCTGATGCCCTCGGCCCTTGGGTCGCCGGCTGCGACATCTGCCAGGAGGTTTGCCCCTGGAACCATCAGCGGCTGCCGAGCAGTGAGGATCCCGAACTGCAACCGCGCCCCTGGCTTCTCAATCTCAACAAAGACACGCTGGACACCTGGGACGCCTCAACCTGGGACACCCACTTGCAGGGATCAGCTCTCCGTCGGATCAAACCCTGGATGTGGCGACGCAACGCTGCGGCAGCACAACCGGATCCTCCCTCTAGCCTTTGA
- a CDS encoding DUF502 domain-containing protein yields MVQTNPRPDLPLSSRLRQDLKNDLIAGLLVVIPLATTIWLSTVVSRFVLAFLTSVPKQLNPFITLNPLLQDLINLALGLTVPLMGILLIGLMARNIVGRWLLEFGEGTLSRIPLAGSVYKTLKQLLGTFLRDNSTRFRRVVLVEYPREGLFSVGFVTGEVGPSLRSDLDQPLLSVFIPTAPNPTTGWYTLVPEQGVRELNISVEEAFRTIISAGIVNPDDQEAPANRSFSSLIAQLRASASPSS; encoded by the coding sequence TTGGTCCAGACCAACCCCAGGCCTGATCTGCCGTTGTCCTCGAGGCTTCGACAGGATCTCAAAAATGATCTGATCGCCGGATTGCTGGTGGTCATCCCATTGGCGACCACCATCTGGCTTTCCACGGTGGTCAGCCGCTTTGTGCTGGCGTTTCTTACCTCCGTTCCAAAGCAACTCAACCCATTCATCACCCTGAATCCACTGCTTCAGGACCTGATCAACCTGGCGCTGGGTCTCACAGTTCCCTTGATGGGGATCCTGTTGATCGGACTCATGGCCAGAAACATCGTTGGTCGCTGGTTGCTGGAGTTCGGAGAGGGCACCCTCAGCCGTATTCCTCTTGCAGGTTCGGTCTACAAAACGCTGAAGCAGCTGCTCGGAACATTTCTGAGGGACAACTCGACCCGTTTTCGCCGCGTCGTCCTCGTTGAATATCCGCGGGAGGGATTGTTCAGTGTCGGCTTTGTCACTGGTGAAGTGGGGCCGTCTTTGCGTTCGGATCTCGATCAACCGTTGTTGAGTGTGTTCATCCCGACGGCACCCAATCCAACAACGGGCTGGTACACCTTGGTGCCCGAACAAGGGGTGCGTGAGCTCAACATCAGTGTTGAGGAAGCATTCCGCACCATCATTTCCGCTGGCATCGTCAATCCTGATGATCAGGAAGCTCCAGCGAACCGTAGTTTTTCCAGTTTGATTGCCCAGTTGCGGGCATCCGCTTCTCCCTCCAGTTGA
- the argH gene encoding argininosuccinate lyase encodes MAGGVTGGAAGAWSDRFEQGLHPFIEAFNASIGFDLTLLQEDLDGSIAHARMLASCGVIAEEEAVQLVEGLEMIRTEAADGRFNPGLADEDVHFAVERRLIALVGSVGKKLHTGRSRNDQVGTDLRLWLRRRLDEIDGDLQRLQRALLDQADRHQSTMIPGYTHLQRAQPLCLAHHLLAYIEMLQRDRQRLGDIRGRVNICPLGAAALAGTPVPIDRRRTAEDLGFAAIYANSLDAVSDRDFCVEFSAAASLVMAHLSRLAEEVIAWASEEFGFVRLSDRCATGSSLMPQKKNPDVPELVRGKCGRVFGHLQGLLTMIKGLPLAYNKDFQEDKEALFDAYRTTRDCVEAMAILFEEGLEFRIDRLNQAVESDFSNATDVADYLVARGVPFREAYQLVGAVVRRCLEQGCLLRELSLEQWKELHPAFEGDLHEALAPRAVVSARRSEGGTGFDRVHEQVMLWQERLKGSAFG; translated from the coding sequence ATGGCGGGTGGTGTGACCGGTGGCGCTGCAGGCGCATGGAGTGATCGTTTCGAACAGGGACTCCATCCCTTCATCGAAGCGTTTAATGCGTCCATCGGTTTTGATCTAACGCTGCTTCAGGAGGACCTGGACGGTTCCATTGCCCATGCCCGGATGCTTGCGAGTTGCGGGGTGATTGCAGAGGAGGAGGCCGTTCAGCTGGTGGAAGGGCTGGAGATGATCCGCACGGAGGCAGCCGACGGTCGCTTTAATCCAGGCCTTGCGGATGAGGATGTTCATTTCGCCGTGGAGCGGCGGTTGATCGCTTTGGTGGGTTCCGTGGGCAAAAAGCTCCACACGGGCCGCAGCCGCAATGATCAAGTGGGGACGGATCTTCGGCTGTGGCTCCGGCGCAGGCTCGATGAGATCGATGGCGATCTGCAACGACTTCAAAGGGCTTTGCTGGATCAGGCGGATCGGCACCAGTCCACGATGATTCCCGGTTACACCCATCTACAGCGGGCTCAGCCGCTGTGTCTGGCGCATCATCTGCTCGCTTACATCGAGATGCTGCAACGGGATCGTCAGCGTCTTGGCGACATTCGTGGGCGCGTCAACATTTGTCCGCTCGGGGCTGCAGCTCTGGCAGGTACACCCGTACCGATCGATCGCCGCCGGACGGCTGAGGATCTTGGTTTCGCAGCGATCTACGCCAACAGCCTCGATGCCGTCAGCGACCGTGATTTTTGCGTCGAATTTTCAGCGGCTGCATCCCTGGTGATGGCTCATCTGAGCCGTCTGGCAGAGGAGGTGATCGCCTGGGCATCGGAGGAATTTGGTTTTGTGCGGCTGAGCGATCGCTGTGCCACGGGCAGCAGCTTGATGCCGCAGAAGAAGAACCCCGATGTGCCCGAGTTGGTCAGGGGTAAGTGCGGCCGTGTCTTTGGCCATCTGCAGGGACTGCTGACGATGATCAAAGGCCTTCCTTTGGCTTACAACAAGGATTTCCAGGAAGACAAGGAAGCGCTGTTTGATGCCTATCGGACCACACGTGACTGTGTGGAAGCGATGGCGATCTTGTTTGAGGAGGGGTTGGAGTTCCGCATCGACCGTCTCAATCAGGCGGTGGAAAGCGATTTTTCCAATGCCACTGATGTTGCTGATTATTTGGTGGCTCGTGGTGTTCCCTTTCGCGAGGCTTATCAATTGGTCGGGGCTGTTGTTCGACGGTGCCTTGAGCAGGGTTGTCTTCTGCGGGAACTCAGCCTCGAGCAATGGAAGGAGCTCCACCCTGCCTTTGAGGGCGATCTGCACGAGGCACTCGCTCCACGGGCGGTGGTGTCGGCTCGTCGCAGTGAAGGAGGAACAGGATTTGATCGGGTTCATGAGCAGGTCATGCTTTGGCAGGAACGCCTTAAAGGATCTGCATTTGGTTGA
- a CDS encoding DNA topoisomerase (ATP-hydrolyzing), producing MAEERVESIALHQEMQRSYLEYAMSVIVGRALPDARDGLKPVQRRILYAMQELGLTPDRPYRKCARVVGDVLGKYHPHGDQAVYDALVRLVQTFASRHPLLDGHGNFGSVDDDPPAAMRYTETRLAPIAHQALLEEIGDDTVDFAPNFDGSQQEPTVLPAQLPFLLLNGCSGIAVGMATSIPPHNLGEVVDGLVALIRQPELSDSKLLELIPGPDFPTGGEVLLSSGLQDTYLVGRGSIPMRGIAHIEEVQPGKGRHKRNAVVVTELPYQLSKAGWIEKLAEYVNDGKIGGIADIRDESDREGMRVVVELRRDADPAKVLADLQRRTALQSNFGAILLALVDGQPRQLSLRQLLQTFLDYRELTLIRRTSHALRKTEDRLEVVDGLITALNNLQAVITMIQEARDAASARASLMVRLDLSERQADAVLAMPLRRLTGLEQESLRQELEELQAERERLRLLLDNRDQLLDAMVQELKGLKKRFSTPRRTRLVEGGDALMAERAASQRPNTELLRQQALAALPTDARLLIQADGQVKVMSPQVLGRMHLSEPCAVGDHPSPAQVILPIEPSPRLLGVSASGRVALVRWEFAGQQPGSLEKFLPSGLDGDPLIAIVELPVGDGAELSLGLLSSDGRFKRLPLTDVLDLSGRAISVVKLKEGVSLCSAVICREHSDLVLVSSMGRLLRLPVNDSVLPKMGRLAQGPMTMRLLPGEELVGSLSIDVAETDPTLLLVSRKGQMTRIDLSPLRRCQRGDLGFMAVVLSADEDSVAGLCSGDSLAGIVTDQKRHGRLDAGAVEVTAAGQSWGNQLDLNSKEQVVSVVALKTS from the coding sequence ATGGCTGAGGAGCGCGTTGAATCAATTGCTCTGCATCAGGAGATGCAGCGCTCCTACCTCGAATACGCCATGAGCGTGATCGTGGGACGGGCCTTGCCCGATGCCCGCGACGGCTTGAAACCGGTGCAACGCCGGATCCTCTACGCGATGCAGGAACTGGGGCTCACCCCAGACCGGCCGTACCGCAAATGCGCCCGCGTCGTCGGGGATGTCCTCGGTAAATACCATCCTCACGGCGATCAAGCGGTTTACGACGCCTTGGTCCGACTTGTTCAGACCTTCGCCAGTCGCCACCCACTGCTGGATGGTCACGGAAACTTCGGATCCGTCGACGATGACCCGCCGGCAGCCATGCGCTACACCGAAACGCGCCTGGCACCGATTGCTCACCAGGCATTGCTGGAGGAAATCGGCGACGACACCGTTGATTTCGCTCCGAACTTCGATGGGTCCCAGCAGGAACCGACCGTGCTGCCGGCGCAACTGCCCTTTCTCTTGCTGAACGGCTGTTCGGGCATTGCCGTGGGCATGGCCACCAGCATCCCTCCCCACAACCTCGGCGAAGTGGTGGACGGCCTGGTGGCCTTAATCCGTCAACCGGAGCTCAGCGACAGCAAATTGCTGGAACTCATTCCAGGGCCTGATTTCCCCACGGGTGGGGAAGTACTGCTGAGCAGTGGCCTACAAGACACCTACCTGGTGGGACGGGGCAGCATCCCGATGCGAGGGATTGCCCACATCGAAGAAGTACAACCTGGCAAGGGTCGCCACAAACGCAATGCCGTTGTGGTGACGGAACTCCCTTATCAGCTGAGCAAGGCCGGCTGGATCGAAAAGCTGGCGGAATACGTGAATGACGGCAAGATCGGCGGCATCGCCGATATCCGCGATGAAAGCGACCGCGAGGGAATGCGGGTGGTGGTGGAGCTGCGACGCGATGCCGATCCAGCCAAGGTGCTGGCGGATCTGCAACGGCGCACGGCACTGCAGAGCAACTTCGGAGCCATCCTTCTGGCCCTTGTTGATGGTCAGCCCCGCCAGCTCTCCTTACGCCAGTTGTTGCAGACCTTCCTGGATTACAGGGAACTGACCCTGATCCGGCGCACCAGCCATGCGTTGCGCAAAACGGAAGACCGCCTCGAGGTGGTCGACGGTCTGATCACCGCGCTGAACAACCTTCAGGCAGTGATCACGATGATTCAAGAAGCGCGCGATGCCGCTTCGGCGCGAGCCAGCCTGATGGTGCGCCTCGATCTGAGCGAACGCCAAGCTGACGCCGTTCTGGCCATGCCACTGCGACGGTTGACTGGTCTGGAACAGGAAAGCCTGCGTCAGGAACTCGAGGAGTTGCAAGCGGAACGGGAACGTTTGCGTCTACTGCTGGACAACCGGGATCAACTGCTCGATGCAATGGTCCAGGAGCTGAAGGGACTGAAAAAGCGCTTCAGCACGCCGCGCCGGACGCGACTGGTGGAAGGTGGCGATGCCCTGATGGCGGAACGGGCCGCCAGCCAGCGACCCAATACTGAGCTGCTGCGTCAGCAGGCCCTGGCAGCCTTGCCTACCGATGCACGACTGCTCATCCAAGCTGATGGGCAGGTGAAGGTGATGAGTCCCCAGGTGCTGGGTCGCATGCACCTGTCCGAACCTTGTGCCGTGGGTGACCACCCCTCTCCGGCACAAGTCATCCTCCCAATCGAACCATCACCCCGACTCCTGGGGGTCAGCGCCAGTGGTCGCGTTGCTTTGGTCCGCTGGGAATTCGCCGGACAACAGCCTGGATCCCTGGAGAAATTTCTACCCAGCGGTCTGGACGGTGACCCATTGATCGCCATCGTGGAACTCCCCGTGGGTGATGGCGCAGAGCTGAGCCTTGGGCTACTCAGCAGCGATGGACGTTTTAAGCGACTCCCCCTGACCGACGTTCTTGACCTCTCTGGCCGAGCCATCAGCGTGGTGAAGTTGAAGGAGGGCGTGAGCCTTTGTTCAGCCGTGATCTGTCGCGAACACAGTGATCTGGTCTTGGTCAGCAGTATGGGGCGTCTGCTGCGGCTGCCTGTGAATGATTCGGTGCTGCCCAAGATGGGGCGTCTGGCGCAGGGACCGATGACCATGCGTCTTCTTCCTGGAGAAGAACTCGTGGGGAGCCTGTCGATCGACGTAGCTGAAACAGATCCAACCCTGCTGCTGGTCAGCCGCAAAGGTCAGATGACGCGGATCGACCTCAGTCCACTGCGTCGTTGCCAACGGGGAGATCTGGGGTTCATGGCGGTTGTGCTCAGTGCCGATGAAGACTCCGTGGCTGGACTTTGTTCCGGAGATTCCCTGGCCGGAATCGTGACCGATCAGAAACGCCATGGACGACTGGACGCCGGTGCAGTTGAAGTAACAGCAGCAGGCCAGTCCTGGGGCAATCAACTTGATCTGAACAGCAAAGAACAGGTGGTTTCAGTGGTGGCCCTGAAAACCAGCTGA